The genome window gtaagatacccgccatcaattttgaataaaaaaagggcagtattaattttaaaatatatattattattattaatatattgacAAAACACTCCAAAGGCTATTataggtatattgatatagtatgtactacatttaaaacataccatatagtgcaaactataccagattgtcagcccaAGCAACTAACCCACATAGAAAGTAGGCGTTCTTGaccatacaaaagtttttatataattatataattttgtgccggcaggaaatgtatgtaacaggtagaaggaggcatctccgaccctataaagtatatatattcttgatcagcgtcaacagccgagacgatctagccatgtctgtctgtccgtctgtccgtatgaacacctagatctcagagactataagagatagagctataattttttttcgacagcatttgttatgtttgcacgcagatcaagtttgtttcaaatttttgctacgcccccttccgcccccgcaaatcaaaaaatcgaatagcaagcgttattttaaagctagagctggtatatacaataacaactatagtagttgtttcctgaaaatttgattgcgatcagataaaaattgtggaaggtattaaataaatacttttgtatgggcaaaaacgccttcttactgggggtcttagttgctttatccgacaatctggtatattttgccgtctatggtatattttgaatgtggtaccatatcgatataccaaatatactgctcggtatatttttagtattttttgtagtattttcggtacattttaaaaatagtaccgcaatattttgcttttattcaaaatgggtagcaggtatctcacagtcgagcacactcgactgtaactttcttacttgttttttatttatttttatttttatctgatcgcaaccactTAACTTCtaatgttgttgatgttagctCAGTAAGTAAAGATGCTGGCAAACTTTATGCCATGTAGGTCATTGATACTGGGTTCAAGCTAAAAgatatacaagtatataaaaaacacaaactattttcttttgttttattttaaacgaTCGAAATTCGATATCTCTTGAATTTGACTTAAGATCTACCCTTCTTGATTAAATTTTGCCATCAAATAATCTTGATTCAaggttttatattttatgttatcaCGTTTTTACCTGTGTACATATTAAgaatttaaacttaaactgattgtgcaaatgtgtgtgtgccgtgTCCTTGTCTCGGACCCGGCAACAGCGAGGCGTAGCTTATACTGCGCACTGGCTTAATCCGGGGCAGCATCTGATGCACCACCGGATGTGCCGCATAGGTGAGATGTGCCGGCGTGTGGAGTGGAGTGTTCTCTTCAGACTGCGGActaagctgcagctgcagctgcggtTCGGTCTTTGTTTGCCTGGCCACATTAATTATACGCACTGTGGGCGTAGCTAAAGTTGCAGGCAACTGATGGATTACTGCAGCAGCTGGCGGCGATGACAAACGGATAAAGCTCTGATGCGAAATGGCGCTGGCTCCGGCGACATCGTGATGCAATATGGTCGCTGACCAGGTGCTCTCAAGTgccagcaaaagcagcagcagctgaagcagcaaAGGACTCTCTGAGTTGcgcattattattgtttggtATGGTTTGAAGCTTATTGAGCGACTAATTAACGCAACTGAGTTGGGCCGCGGGCGCTTTTTATAGCTAATCGGATTGAACGACTCTTGAGAGTCACATGAAGTGCAGCTAAAGGTCGGCCAGCAAACAGCTGGAAGATTTATTACCAAGCCCTCTCGTAtatgcttaattaattaatcaa of Drosophila nasuta strain 15112-1781.00 chromosome 3, ASM2355853v1, whole genome shotgun sequence contains these proteins:
- the LOC132792966 gene encoding uncharacterized protein LOC132792966, which gives rise to MRNSESPLLLQLLLLLLALESTWSATILHHDVAGASAISHQSFIRLSSPPAAAVIHQLPATLATPTVRIINVARQTKTEPQLQLQLSPQSEENTPLHTPAHLTYAAHPVVHQMLPRIKPVRSISYASLLPGPRQGHGTHTFAQSV